One Desulfolucanica intricata genomic region harbors:
- the pfkA gene encoding 6-phosphofructokinase, which yields MQRIAVLTSGGDSPGMNPAIRAVTRKAIYHGIEVIGIKRGFTGFIEGDMMPLHLGSVADIVQRGGTMLLSARSEEFRTSEGRKKAFENVKRFGLQGLVVIGGDGSFKGARVFHQEYNIPIIGVPGTIDNDIVGSEYTIGFDTAVNTVVDAINKIRDTATSHERTFVVEVMGREAGFIALTAGLAAGAESILVPEKPFSIDDICHKLLRGYKRGKLHSIIIVAEGAAGGLKVGEQIKQKTGFETKVIILGHLQRGGTPSSYDRVMASCMGAKAVELLMNGAKLKMVGLHGGKVTDMDIDDSLLKKKPLDIEMYDLANVLSI from the coding sequence ATGCAAAGAATAGCAGTATTGACCAGCGGTGGAGATTCCCCGGGTATGAACCCGGCTATTAGGGCCGTGACACGTAAAGCAATTTATCATGGAATAGAGGTTATCGGAATCAAGAGAGGTTTTACGGGTTTTATTGAAGGGGATATGATGCCGCTGCACCTGGGTTCCGTAGCCGATATTGTGCAGCGGGGCGGTACAATGCTACTTTCAGCCCGTTCAGAAGAATTTCGTACTTCGGAAGGCAGAAAGAAAGCTTTTGAAAATGTTAAGCGGTTTGGTCTTCAGGGATTAGTGGTTATTGGTGGAGATGGGTCCTTTAAGGGAGCCAGGGTTTTCCATCAGGAGTATAATATACCTATTATTGGTGTGCCGGGAACAATAGATAATGATATTGTTGGCTCAGAATATACAATAGGTTTTGATACAGCGGTTAATACAGTAGTTGATGCTATAAATAAGATTAGAGATACTGCTACCTCCCATGAGCGTACCTTTGTTGTTGAGGTCATGGGCAGAGAAGCCGGTTTTATAGCTCTTACCGCCGGTTTGGCAGCCGGGGCCGAATCGATTTTAGTTCCTGAAAAACCTTTTTCTATAGATGATATATGCCACAAGCTTCTGCGGGGTTACAAGCGAGGTAAGTTGCACAGTATAATTATTGTTGCAGAAGGTGCAGCCGGAGGTTTGAAAGTAGGTGAGCAAATTAAGCAAAAAACCGGCTTTGAAACTAAGGTAATTATTTTAGGACATCTGCAGAGAGGCGGCACTCCCTCATCCTATGATCGGGTGATGGCCAGTTGTATGGGTGCTAAAGCAGTGGAGCTTTTAATGAATGGTGCTAAGTTAAAAATGGTAGGCTTACATGGTGGAAAAGTAACAGATATGGACATAGATGATTCATTACTTAAAAAGAAACCACTTGATATTGAGATGTATGATCTGGCGAATGTCTTATCTATATAA
- the pyk gene encoding pyruvate kinase — protein sequence MRRTKIVCTIGPGCESVDTLKKMMQAGMNVARLNFSHGTYEEHQRRINAVRKAAAEEGCNVALLLDTRGPEIRIGKFKEEPVQLKAGNKVILTTDDIEGDSSRIHVNYPGLPADVTTGNSILIADGLIELKVLNTSEREIECEIVNGGQLTSQKGVNVPNVIVNLPSLTEQDIKDIKFGIEHKMDFIAASFVRKAADVLAIREILEEADADLDIIAKIENRQGVENLNEIVKVADGIMVARGDLGVEIPVEEVPLIQKKIIEKCNRLGKPVITATQMLESMIQNPRPTRAETSDVANAIFDGTDAIMLSGETAVGKYPVDAVKTMSRIAERSESALQYEEILGKKRLAPSRTVTDAISYATCATAQDLGAAAIITSTQTGYTSKMVAKYRPKAPVIAGTPVESVLRKMALVWGVTPLLMPPTKSTDEMISTSVDVSLSAGLIKSGDLVVITAGVPVGVHGTTNLIRIHTVGDILARGTGIGPRAVTGTVRIVRTVKDALEKVHEGDILVAPATDRDYIPAIEKAGAIITEVGGLTSHAAIVGLQFGIPVIVGVEGAAGILPDGETVTVDGQRGLVYSGVARVL from the coding sequence GTGCGGCGAACAAAGATTGTTTGTACTATTGGCCCGGGCTGTGAAAGTGTAGACACACTCAAAAAAATGATGCAGGCCGGTATGAATGTAGCAAGACTTAATTTCTCGCACGGCACTTATGAGGAGCATCAAAGGAGGATTAACGCCGTTCGTAAGGCAGCAGCCGAGGAGGGTTGTAATGTAGCTTTATTGCTTGATACGAGGGGGCCGGAGATCAGGATCGGTAAGTTTAAAGAAGAACCGGTTCAACTGAAGGCAGGAAATAAGGTTATTTTGACAACGGATGACATCGAAGGAGACAGCAGCCGGATCCATGTAAATTACCCCGGTTTACCTGCTGATGTAACTACAGGAAATTCTATTCTTATTGCCGATGGGTTAATTGAGTTAAAAGTATTGAATACAAGTGAAAGAGAAATAGAATGCGAGATTGTAAACGGTGGACAGCTTACCAGTCAAAAAGGAGTTAATGTTCCCAACGTTATTGTGAACCTGCCTTCCTTAACCGAGCAGGATATTAAAGATATTAAGTTTGGAATCGAACATAAGATGGACTTTATAGCCGCATCCTTCGTTCGTAAAGCTGCAGACGTTTTGGCCATTCGTGAAATATTGGAAGAGGCGGACGCCGATCTGGATATTATAGCTAAAATTGAAAACAGGCAGGGTGTTGAAAACCTTAATGAAATAGTTAAGGTGGCAGATGGAATTATGGTTGCCCGGGGTGACCTGGGGGTTGAAATTCCGGTCGAAGAAGTACCGTTAATACAAAAGAAAATTATAGAAAAATGCAATCGGCTGGGCAAACCTGTTATTACTGCTACTCAGATGCTGGAGTCAATGATCCAGAACCCGCGCCCAACTCGTGCCGAGACCAGTGATGTGGCCAATGCCATTTTTGACGGTACCGATGCCATAATGTTATCGGGAGAAACTGCAGTCGGTAAATACCCGGTAGATGCTGTCAAAACCATGTCCAGAATAGCCGAGCGTTCTGAGTCGGCCTTGCAGTATGAAGAAATACTGGGTAAGAAGAGATTGGCTCCGTCACGTACCGTTACCGATGCTATTAGTTATGCTACCTGTGCCACTGCCCAGGATTTAGGAGCAGCGGCAATCATTACTTCTACTCAAACCGGTTATACCTCTAAAATGGTAGCAAAATATCGTCCTAAGGCCCCGGTAATTGCCGGTACGCCGGTGGAGTCAGTATTAAGAAAAATGGCACTGGTCTGGGGGGTTACGCCCCTGCTGATGCCTCCGACAAAAAGTACTGACGAAATGATCTCCACCTCTGTTGATGTTTCACTGAGTGCGGGCCTGATAAAATCCGGTGACCTGGTTGTTATAACTGCCGGTGTTCCGGTGGGGGTTCACGGTACAACAAACTTAATTCGGATACATACAGTTGGAGATATTCTGGCCCGCGGTACCGGTATCGGACCTCGTGCCGTTACCGGTACAGTTAGAATTGTACGTACCGTAAAAGATGCACTGGAGAAAGTACATGAAGGTGACATCCTGGTAGCACCGGCTACAGACCGGGATTACATCCCGGCCATAGAGAAAGCAGGTGCCATAATTACTGAGGTTGGTGGACTAACCTCCCATGCAGCTATAGTAGGTTTACAGTTCGGTATTCCGGTAATTGTCGGTGTAGAGGGAGCAGCCGGTATACTGCCGGATGGAGAGACGGTGACCGTAGACGGCCAAAGAGGATTGGTTTACAGTGGAGTGGCTAGAGTGCTGTAA